In Nocardia sputorum, a single genomic region encodes these proteins:
- a CDS encoding condensation domain-containing protein, which translates to MVRFGLIDEWEPGPGRLISWVASPESVARARRAPVHPAPPSHQQEQYLRLADRHAAADFRYSGLCLVTAEIPTGNLDLDAMTRAVNAFLLRHDTFRTWFRVDATGAIERHLVPAEDVDFVPVDYGRVDEARAIRDHVQKTTPGPFDWDCFTFGAIEREDSTTVYLAVDHLHTDGFGQYLSGFDLALLYLREVWEDVGMLAPAASYLDYCTAEREYTGRMTLASPGVRKWLELIRGNDGELPSFPLDLGRRTDVYNRSAHRTVTLFDEHTALRFERACRAGGAEFVGGIFAAAALTERELIDSDYYFGMTPVSTRSTAAERASVGWYVTLLPVAFPIGPTTTFARAASLAQRAYENGLRLAPTSFQRVVELLPADSDLDLEPGWSTPMISYVDARELLGNEVFDLASCGLYANRAASEQVLIWINRLASETTLSVIYPDTPVAHDSVERYVATLAAVFAAAAEATQ; encoded by the coding sequence GTGGTCCGTTTCGGGCTGATCGATGAATGGGAGCCGGGGCCGGGACGCCTGATCAGCTGGGTGGCGTCACCGGAGTCGGTGGCGCGCGCCCGGCGGGCGCCGGTGCACCCGGCCCCGCCCTCACATCAGCAGGAACAGTATCTCCGGCTCGCCGATCGGCACGCCGCGGCGGACTTCCGGTACTCGGGTCTGTGCCTGGTGACCGCGGAGATCCCGACCGGCAACCTCGATCTGGACGCGATGACGCGGGCGGTCAACGCGTTCCTCCTGCGTCACGACACCTTCCGGACCTGGTTCCGGGTCGACGCCACTGGCGCGATCGAGCGTCACCTCGTGCCCGCGGAGGACGTCGATTTCGTGCCGGTCGACTACGGCCGCGTCGACGAGGCCAGGGCCATCCGCGACCATGTCCAGAAGACGACGCCGGGGCCGTTCGACTGGGACTGCTTCACTTTCGGGGCGATCGAACGCGAGGATTCGACCACGGTCTACCTCGCGGTCGATCACCTGCACACCGACGGATTCGGCCAGTATCTGTCCGGATTCGACCTCGCGCTGCTGTATCTGCGGGAGGTGTGGGAAGACGTCGGCATGCTCGCCCCCGCCGCCAGCTACCTCGACTACTGCACCGCCGAACGGGAGTACACCGGCCGCATGACGCTCGCCTCGCCGGGCGTGCGGAAGTGGCTCGAGCTCATCCGCGGGAACGACGGCGAACTGCCGTCCTTCCCATTGGATCTGGGCAGACGCACCGACGTGTACAACCGCAGCGCGCACCGCACCGTCACCCTGTTCGACGAGCACACCGCGCTGCGTTTCGAGCGGGCCTGCCGTGCCGGCGGAGCGGAGTTCGTGGGTGGCATCTTCGCCGCGGCGGCGCTGACCGAGCGCGAGCTCATCGACAGCGACTACTACTTCGGCATGACGCCCGTCAGCACCCGCAGCACCGCCGCGGAACGCGCGTCGGTCGGCTGGTACGTCACGCTGCTGCCGGTGGCCTTTCCGATCGGCCCCACGACCACCTTCGCCCGAGCGGCGTCGCTGGCGCAGCGCGCCTACGAGAACGGGCTGCGCCTGGCCCCGACCTCGTTCCAGCGCGTGGTGGAACTGCTGCCCGCCGACTCCGATCTCGACCTGGAGCCGGGCTGGTCCACGCCGATGATCTCGTACGTGGACGCAAGGGAGCTGCTCGGCAACGAGGTCTTCGACCTGGCGTCGTGCGGGCTGTACGCCAATCGGGCCGCGTCCGAGCAGGTGCTGATCTGGATCAACCGGCTCGCGTCGGAGACCACGCTGAGCGTCATCTACCCGGACACGCCGGTGGCGCACGACTCCGTCGAACGCTACGTGGCCACGCTGGCAGCGGTGTTCGCGGCGGCGGCCGAGGCCACACAGTAG
- a CDS encoding type I polyketide synthase, whose amino-acid sequence MSDIAIVGIGCRFAGGIDSPDTFWEFVLDKRDGVIDMPADRWDYRRYYDPEPRTPGRSYTKRAAFMTIDPWEFDPDFFGISAREATVLDPQQRLMLEVTWEALDDAGIARHAAGSSIGVYVGGFVVDQSVIGVVGPALFHTDMHTPASASYTMLSNRIAYALNLVGPALTVDTACSSSLVAFHLACQALENGDCEVALAGGVNVMLQPETFVLMCKGGFLAADGRCKSFDASADGYGRGEGAGMVALKKLDDAVRDGDRIYAVVKATGANQDGRTTAITVPSAESQEALARSVCSRAGLAPDTITYVEAHGTGTLVGDPVELRALGRVFGAPAGRTRSLGVGSVKSTLGHTEAAAGIASVIKSALAIHHRTIPPQGWLDKPNPDIPFDELGLHVQLEAEALPADAEPMTIAVNGFGYGGTNAHTILQEFRQVSRPPAQQARHFGVLPISARSTGAARALAGRFADLITAGADPGRLAEAAWTRMAHHQFRTGVLVGDTADLVRDLHEFAAGEGRDAARTIVSRTAEPVFVFSGMGPQWWGMARELLGGEGVFADTAQAIDAEFRAIAGWSIIEELLRPEDESRVTSTEVAQPANFLVQVALVRELAEYGVRPAAVVGHSVGEVSAAYVSGMLSLRDAVLVAYHRARLQATTAGSGGMLAVGMSLEQARELVGDDPRVDVAAINSASSLTLSGDADRLDEIAEKLTEDGVFARRLRVEVPYHSRLMDPILDELRVALAGLEPQAPTVPLYSSVTGEAVHGPDWDAGYWCANVREPVRFADAITKLIGADSRVFLEVGPHPVLSGNIREALLGADVNGTTVATLDRKQADSESVRRTLIGLYAAGVLDLGELFPAPLPATPHVPLPRYPWQRTRLHSALPLFEQARLGTPGTYAMLGDPDVEGRPDWLLQVGTELLPWLADHVVNGVKIMPGAAYLDAALSATAARLGVERVALEQVRFVAPLIMAAPDVPLVALTVEEASGRFLIRSRSATGTAWTVHAFGRTLTGSHKPTKVTVPALDVGLDVDPQMFYSGLAAAGLQYGPAFRRVTSVRVGAEAVVATVDGAIAADSGHLAHPAVVDAAMQSAALLFADARIDEGTLVPVGVAAVRLVAPLPERITVVARRDPRARLRADVDLLDDEQNLVMRLSGLQIGALAPGQDPLHRMVDFYYAETLEQRDPLDPAALPQDSVSTVIVALGGDCRRAGQLAAAIPGSRLYVAGVAGRELASDLAATLAAAKAEGADRLHVCVVAGAVEDDVADLWMLERIAVALDEFVHPEATDEGPKSVFGEGWCHATLVTERAFALPDSPIPPNSNHAALAGARRVLLNEQSALRWRLIDVEPDTEMADLIRELAVPGAFWTDNLDEVVLRGGKRWVPLVTKPLQERLDALDTAEPLADPEANFTLEMPRTRLLSALAWRQCPRPEPGPGQIEVRMKIIGLNYKDPLKVIGLLGERELAPTYFGTVPGMEGVGEVVRVGADITDVAVGELVAVAAKGMMQRYVVVDRQLAIPLPADADPGYCTSTIAFGTAEYALLDLARLEPGETVLIHGAAGGVGTAAIQVAKDRGARIIGTASTDERRAHVLALGADHAIDSRSLNFVDDVLELTGGKGVEVVLSSAPGEILRQNFNAVAEFGRIVEVGKADIYTGGLLEMANFDKNLAYFSMDLDRLVAVDAQRLARLLQRVYEKVLAGTYQPLPYKLFETDEVPRAFEETIRSTGLARIALRMDSPTPAVRPYLAGIEIDGTATYLVTGGFGGFGMAIGRWLVLRGARRLVLLGRGGASTEEARRQLEAWRTLGVEVVEELADVTDPDAVAAIVARSHSAEHPLRGVFHAAGAVADNRLAAMRFEELAKVYRPKVHGARVLHRAVADAGIRLDMFVLCSSGGSMYGIYGQYNYCAANVAVESLAEEWSRAGERALCVGWGHLSGATGGMAADETALKYLDLVGFDPIDMADATAYLEQTLRLGVARAAIIPTDWAKLTGTFPQLTRTGRTIALAQASAKDTSELARLRAEVAAIEESKRGAFVARKMAEELAVVMGVPVDSIDMTVPVPELGLDSLMAVELGARVTKTLGIDLMSLQMGRSFSLEQAGPKVAELILAADSGQSQAVPEPTSPTAEPAPANGAAAEPALALAAAEARP is encoded by the coding sequence ATGTCGGATATTGCAATTGTCGGCATCGGCTGCAGATTCGCAGGCGGAATCGACTCGCCCGACACTTTTTGGGAATTCGTCCTGGACAAACGCGACGGTGTGATCGATATGCCCGCCGATCGCTGGGACTACCGCCGCTACTACGATCCGGAACCGCGAACGCCGGGGCGCAGCTACACCAAGCGCGCCGCCTTCATGACGATCGACCCGTGGGAGTTCGACCCGGACTTCTTCGGCATCTCCGCTCGCGAGGCGACCGTGCTGGATCCGCAGCAGCGCCTGATGCTGGAGGTGACCTGGGAGGCGCTCGACGACGCCGGGATCGCGCGGCACGCGGCGGGCTCGTCGATCGGCGTCTACGTCGGCGGGTTCGTGGTGGACCAGTCGGTGATCGGCGTGGTCGGCCCGGCCCTGTTCCACACCGACATGCACACCCCGGCCAGCGCGTCCTACACGATGCTGTCCAACCGGATCGCGTACGCGCTGAACCTGGTCGGGCCCGCGCTCACGGTCGACACCGCCTGCTCGTCGTCGCTGGTCGCCTTCCATCTCGCCTGCCAGGCGCTGGAGAACGGCGACTGCGAGGTGGCGCTCGCGGGTGGGGTGAACGTGATGCTGCAACCGGAGACCTTCGTCCTGATGTGCAAGGGCGGTTTCCTGGCGGCGGACGGCCGCTGCAAGTCCTTCGACGCCTCGGCCGACGGCTACGGGCGCGGCGAGGGCGCGGGCATGGTGGCGTTGAAGAAGCTCGACGACGCGGTCCGCGACGGTGACCGGATCTACGCGGTGGTCAAGGCGACCGGCGCCAACCAGGACGGCCGCACCACCGCGATCACCGTGCCCAGCGCCGAATCCCAAGAGGCGCTGGCTCGTTCGGTGTGCAGCCGGGCGGGGCTCGCGCCGGACACCATCACCTACGTCGAGGCGCACGGCACCGGCACGCTGGTCGGCGATCCGGTCGAGTTGCGCGCGCTCGGCCGCGTGTTCGGCGCGCCTGCGGGGCGCACGCGTTCGCTCGGTGTCGGCTCGGTCAAGTCGACACTCGGCCATACCGAGGCCGCGGCCGGTATCGCCAGCGTGATCAAGTCGGCGCTGGCGATCCACCATCGCACCATCCCGCCGCAGGGCTGGCTGGACAAACCCAATCCCGACATTCCCTTCGACGAGCTGGGGCTGCACGTCCAGCTCGAGGCGGAGGCACTGCCCGCGGACGCCGAGCCGATGACGATCGCGGTCAACGGTTTCGGCTACGGCGGCACCAACGCCCACACCATCCTGCAGGAGTTCCGGCAGGTCTCCCGCCCACCGGCACAGCAGGCACGGCATTTCGGCGTGCTGCCGATCTCGGCGCGCAGCACCGGCGCGGCTCGTGCGCTGGCCGGCCGGTTCGCCGATCTGATCACCGCGGGCGCCGACCCGGGGCGGCTGGCCGAGGCCGCCTGGACCCGGATGGCGCATCACCAGTTCCGCACCGGCGTGCTCGTCGGCGACACCGCCGACCTGGTCCGGGATCTGCACGAATTCGCCGCGGGAGAAGGCCGCGACGCCGCGCGGACGATCGTGTCGCGCACGGCCGAACCGGTGTTCGTGTTCTCGGGCATGGGTCCGCAGTGGTGGGGCATGGCCCGCGAGCTGCTCGGCGGCGAAGGCGTCTTCGCCGACACGGCGCAGGCGATCGACGCCGAGTTCCGTGCGATCGCGGGCTGGTCGATCATCGAGGAACTGCTGCGGCCCGAGGACGAGTCCCGGGTCACCAGCACCGAGGTGGCGCAGCCGGCGAACTTCCTCGTCCAGGTGGCGCTGGTGCGGGAGCTGGCCGAATACGGCGTCCGGCCCGCGGCCGTCGTGGGGCACAGTGTCGGTGAGGTGTCGGCGGCTTACGTGAGCGGCATGCTGTCGTTGCGCGACGCGGTGCTGGTGGCCTACCACCGGGCCCGGTTGCAGGCGACGACCGCGGGCTCGGGTGGCATGCTCGCGGTCGGGATGTCGCTGGAGCAGGCTCGCGAGCTCGTCGGCGACGACCCGCGCGTGGATGTCGCCGCGATCAACAGCGCGAGCTCGCTGACGTTGTCCGGTGACGCCGACCGCCTGGACGAAATCGCCGAGAAGCTCACCGAGGACGGCGTTTTCGCGCGCAGGCTGCGCGTGGAGGTGCCTTACCACAGCCGGTTGATGGACCCCATCCTCGATGAGCTGCGCGTGGCGCTGGCCGGGCTGGAGCCGCAGGCGCCCACCGTGCCGCTGTACTCCTCGGTCACGGGCGAGGCGGTGCACGGCCCCGATTGGGACGCCGGGTACTGGTGCGCCAACGTGCGAGAGCCCGTCCGGTTCGCCGACGCGATCACGAAGCTGATCGGCGCGGACAGCCGGGTCTTCCTGGAGGTCGGCCCGCACCCGGTGCTGTCGGGCAACATCCGCGAGGCGTTGCTGGGCGCGGACGTCAACGGCACGACGGTGGCGACACTGGATCGCAAGCAGGCGGACTCGGAGAGCGTCCGCCGCACCCTCATCGGTCTCTACGCCGCGGGCGTGCTCGACCTCGGCGAGCTGTTCCCCGCGCCGCTTCCCGCCACCCCGCACGTGCCGCTGCCGCGTTATCCGTGGCAGCGGACCCGGCTGCATTCGGCGCTGCCGCTGTTCGAGCAGGCACGGCTCGGCACCCCCGGTACCTACGCCATGCTGGGCGACCCGGACGTCGAGGGCAGGCCGGACTGGTTGCTGCAGGTCGGCACCGAACTGCTGCCGTGGCTGGCCGATCACGTCGTCAACGGCGTCAAGATCATGCCGGGCGCGGCGTACCTGGATGCCGCGCTGAGCGCCACGGCCGCCCGACTGGGTGTCGAACGCGTTGCGCTGGAACAGGTTCGGTTCGTGGCCCCGCTGATCATGGCCGCGCCGGACGTGCCGCTGGTGGCGCTGACCGTCGAAGAGGCCAGCGGCCGCTTCCTGATCCGATCGCGCTCGGCGACGGGCACGGCCTGGACGGTGCACGCGTTCGGCCGCACGCTGACCGGCAGCCACAAGCCCACGAAGGTCACGGTCCCGGCATTGGACGTCGGTCTGGACGTCGACCCGCAGATGTTCTACAGCGGCCTGGCCGCGGCAGGGCTGCAGTACGGCCCGGCCTTCCGCCGCGTGACCTCCGTGCGCGTCGGCGCGGAGGCGGTGGTGGCCACCGTCGACGGCGCCATCGCCGCGGACTCCGGGCACCTCGCCCATCCCGCGGTCGTCGACGCCGCGATGCAGTCGGCGGCGCTGCTGTTCGCCGACGCCCGGATCGATGAGGGCACGCTGGTGCCGGTCGGTGTCGCGGCGGTGCGGCTGGTCGCACCGCTGCCCGAGCGGATCACCGTCGTCGCGCGCCGCGATCCCCGGGCCCGGCTGCGCGCCGACGTGGATCTGCTCGACGACGAACAGAACCTGGTCATGCGATTGAGCGGCTTGCAGATCGGTGCGCTGGCGCCGGGCCAGGATCCGCTGCACCGGATGGTCGACTTCTACTACGCCGAGACGCTGGAACAGCGCGATCCGCTCGATCCCGCCGCGCTGCCGCAGGATTCGGTGAGCACCGTGATCGTCGCGCTCGGCGGCGACTGCCGCCGTGCGGGCCAGCTGGCCGCCGCCATCCCGGGTTCCCGGCTCTACGTCGCCGGAGTGGCGGGTCGCGAACTCGCCTCCGATCTGGCCGCCACATTGGCGGCCGCCAAGGCCGAGGGCGCCGACCGGCTGCACGTCTGCGTGGTCGCGGGGGCTGTCGAGGACGATGTCGCCGATCTGTGGATGCTGGAGCGGATCGCGGTCGCACTCGACGAGTTCGTCCATCCGGAGGCCACCGACGAGGGGCCCAAGAGCGTCTTCGGCGAAGGCTGGTGTCATGCCACCCTGGTGACCGAGCGGGCGTTCGCGCTGCCGGACAGCCCGATCCCGCCGAACTCCAACCACGCCGCGCTGGCCGGTGCCCGCCGGGTGCTGCTCAACGAGCAATCGGCATTGCGCTGGCGGCTGATCGACGTGGAACCCGATACCGAGATGGCCGATCTGATCCGCGAATTGGCGGTTCCCGGCGCGTTCTGGACCGACAACCTCGACGAGGTCGTGCTGCGCGGCGGCAAGCGCTGGGTCCCACTGGTGACCAAGCCGCTGCAGGAGCGTCTCGACGCCCTGGACACCGCCGAACCGCTGGCCGATCCGGAGGCCAACTTCACGCTCGAAATGCCCCGGACCCGGCTGCTGTCGGCGTTGGCGTGGCGGCAGTGCCCGCGGCCCGAACCGGGACCGGGGCAGATCGAGGTGCGGATGAAGATCATCGGCCTCAACTACAAGGATCCGCTCAAGGTCATCGGCCTGCTCGGTGAGCGGGAACTCGCGCCGACCTATTTCGGCACCGTGCCCGGGATGGAGGGCGTCGGCGAGGTGGTGCGCGTGGGCGCGGACATCACCGATGTCGCGGTGGGCGAGTTGGTCGCCGTCGCCGCCAAGGGCATGATGCAGCGCTACGTCGTGGTCGACCGCCAGCTGGCGATTCCGCTGCCCGCCGACGCGGATCCCGGATATTGCACCAGCACCATCGCCTTCGGCACGGCCGAGTACGCGCTGCTGGACCTGGCGCGGCTGGAACCGGGCGAGACGGTGCTGATCCACGGCGCGGCGGGGGGTGTCGGCACGGCCGCGATCCAGGTCGCGAAGGATCGCGGGGCCCGCATCATCGGCACCGCGAGCACCGACGAGCGCCGTGCCCACGTGCTCGCCCTCGGCGCCGACCACGCGATCGACTCGCGTTCGCTGAACTTCGTCGACGACGTGCTGGAGCTGACCGGCGGCAAGGGCGTCGAGGTCGTGCTCAGCAGCGCGCCCGGAGAGATCCTGCGCCAGAATTTCAACGCGGTCGCGGAATTCGGGCGGATCGTCGAGGTCGGCAAGGCCGACATCTACACCGGCGGCCTGCTCGAGATGGCCAACTTCGACAAGAACCTGGCGTACTTCTCGATGGATCTCGACCGCTTGGTCGCCGTCGACGCACAGCGGCTGGCCCGCCTGTTGCAGCGGGTCTACGAGAAGGTGCTCGCGGGCACCTACCAGCCGCTGCCCTACAAACTGTTCGAGACCGACGAGGTGCCCAGGGCCTTCGAGGAAACCATCCGGTCGACCGGGCTCGCCCGGATCGCGCTGCGCATGGATTCGCCCACCCCGGCGGTGCGGCCGTACCTGGCCGGGATCGAGATCGACGGCACCGCTACCTATCTGGTCACCGGTGGGTTCGGTGGGTTCGGGATGGCCATCGGACGCTGGCTGGTATTGCGCGGGGCGCGGCGGCTGGTCCTGCTCGGCCGCGGCGGCGCGAGCACGGAGGAGGCGCGCCGTCAGCTCGAGGCGTGGCGCACTCTCGGCGTCGAGGTGGTCGAGGAGCTGGCCGACGTCACCGATCCGGATGCGGTCGCCGCGATCGTCGCGCGGTCGCACAGCGCCGAGCACCCGCTGCGCGGCGTGTTCCACGCGGCGGGTGCGGTGGCCGACAATCGACTGGCCGCGATGCGGTTCGAGGAGCTGGCGAAGGTGTACCGCCCGAAGGTGCACGGCGCGCGAGTTCTGCATCGAGCCGTGGCCGACGCCGGGATCCGGTTGGACATGTTCGTGCTGTGCTCCTCCGGCGGTTCGATGTACGGCATCTACGGCCAGTACAACTACTGCGCGGCCAACGTGGCGGTGGAGTCGCTGGCCGAGGAATGGTCCCGGGCGGGCGAGCGGGCGCTGTGCGTCGGCTGGGGTCACCTGTCGGGCGCGACCGGCGGCATGGCCGCCGACGAGACGGCGCTGAAGTACCTCGATCTGGTGGGCTTCGACCCGATCGACATGGCCGACGCCACCGCCTATCTCGAGCAGACGCTGCGCTTGGGTGTGGCGCGCGCGGCGATCATCCCGACCGACTGGGCCAAACTGACCGGCACCTTCCCGCAGCTGACCCGCACCGGCCGCACGATCGCGCTCGCGCAGGCCTCCGCCAAGGACACCTCCGAACTGGCCCGCCTGCGAGCCGAGGTGGCCGCGATCGAGGAGAGCAAGCGCGGGGCCTTCGTCGCCCGCAAGATGGCCGAGGAGCTCGCCGTCGTGATGGGTGTGCCGGTCGACTCCATCGACATGACCGTTCCGGTGCCCGAACTCGGCTTGGACTCGTTGATGGCGGTGGAACTCGGTGCGCGGGTCACCAAGACCCTCGGCATCGACCTGATGTCGCTGCAGATGGGCCGCTCGTTCAGTCTGGAGCAGGCCGGCCCGAAGGTGGCCGAGCTGATCCTGGCGGCGGATTCCGGTCAGTCGCAGGCGGTTCCCGAGCCGACCTCGCCGACGGCCGAGCCTGCGCCCGCGAACGGCGCCGCGGCCGAACCGGCTCTGGCGCTGGCGGCGGCCGAGGCCAGGCCGTGA